From a single Chitinophaga sp. Cy-1792 genomic region:
- a CDS encoding IPT/TIG domain-containing protein, translating into MLFVCIIACTPKNEKKEPLAKETVSGNSGNFIRIKGHGFSNDRLQNVVKFGDVKAVVVDATPKYLLVKVPPHKAGTVPVMVIVGEESSNPILFEYNSHPALLAAAIPTK; encoded by the coding sequence ATGTTATTTGTTTGCATTATTGCATGCACCCCCAAAAACGAAAAGAAAGAACCCCTGGCAAAGGAAACGGTAAGTGGTAATTCCGGGAACTTTATCAGGATCAAAGGACACGGTTTCAGCAATGATAGATTGCAGAACGTGGTAAAATTTGGTGATGTGAAGGCAGTTGTAGTGGATGCAACACCAAAGTATCTCTTAGTAAAAGTACCACCTCATAAAGCAGGGACAGTACCGGTGATGGTAATCGTAGGTGAGGAAAGTTCTAATCCGATTTTGTTTGAATACAACTCTCATCCTGCATTGCTAGCGGCCGCCATTCCCACTAAGTAA
- a CDS encoding succinate dehydrogenase/fumarate reductase iron-sulfur subunit produces the protein MHIRLKVWRQETQDAAGKMESYELNNVSDDMSFLEMLDMLNEQLMKQGIRPVEFDHDCREGICGQCGIMINGRPHGPLKNTTTCQLHMRTFRDGDEIYVEPFRATAFPVKCDLKVDRSPFDRIIQSGGFISTNTGQAPEANTTRISSPLVESAFDAAACIGCGACVAVCKNSSAALFTSAKITHMALLPQGKEEAQARVLNMVKQMDEEGFGHCSNTEACEAECPQEISVLHIARMNWEFNKAHALKK, from the coding sequence ATGCATATACGCTTAAAGGTATGGAGGCAGGAAACTCAGGATGCTGCCGGTAAGATGGAATCTTACGAACTAAATAATGTGAGTGATGATATGTCTTTCCTGGAGATGCTGGATATGCTGAATGAGCAATTGATGAAACAGGGAATCCGGCCGGTGGAGTTTGACCACGATTGCCGGGAGGGCATTTGCGGGCAGTGTGGAATAATGATTAACGGGCGCCCTCATGGGCCGTTAAAGAATACTACTACCTGTCAGCTGCATATGCGGACATTCAGGGACGGAGATGAAATATATGTGGAACCATTCAGGGCAACGGCCTTTCCGGTTAAATGTGACCTGAAGGTAGATAGAAGTCCCTTTGACAGAATTATCCAGTCGGGCGGATTTATCTCTACGAATACAGGCCAGGCGCCGGAGGCTAATACTACCCGGATAAGCTCTCCTTTGGTGGAATCGGCCTTTGATGCCGCTGCCTGTATTGGTTGTGGCGCCTGCGTGGCGGTATGTAAAAATTCAAGTGCGGCGCTTTTCACCAGTGCGAAGATTACGCATATGGCACTTTTGCCGCAAGGTAAGGAGGAGGCACAGGCACGGGTGCTGAATATGGTAAAGCAGATGGATGAGGAGGGGTTCGGGCACTGTAGTAATACGGAAGCCTGTGAGGCGGAATGCCCTCAGGAGATCTCTGTTTTGCATATTGCACGTATGAACTGGGAGTTCAACAAGGCACATGCTCTGAAAAAGTAG
- a CDS encoding fumarate reductase/succinate dehydrogenase flavoprotein subunit, translating to MLESKIPDGPLEDKWSNYKAHAKLVNPANRKKLEIIVVGTGLAGSSIAASLGEMGYKVKSFCFQDTPRRAHSVAAQGGVNACKNYKNDGDSVFRMFYDTIKGGDFRAREGNVYRLAECSTSLIDQAVAQGVPFGREYGGYLNNRSFGGVQVSRTFYARGQTGQQLLLGAYQALMRQVAAGTVQLFARHEMQDLVVIDGKAKGVIIRNMDTGAIERHAGHAVILATGGFGKIYFLSTLAMGCNGSAIWRAHKKGALIANPSWTQIHPTSLPQSGEYQSKLTLMSESLRNDGRIWVPKQKDDQRPPNQIPEEERDYYLERRYPAFGNLSPRDIASRAAKERIDAGYGIGPLKNAVYLDFSKAIREQGENAIRKKYGNLFRMYQKITNVNAYTEPMRISPAAHFSMGGLWVDYELMTTIPGLYALGEANFADHGANRLGANSLLQACVDGYFITPYTIANYLADEIRTPLADLNHPAFAEAEDNVKEQLRLLLAIQGKQPADFFHRALGKILYDKCGLSRSAAGLEEAITAIKDLRKDFYKDLYVPQGLGVNAELEKAGRVADYLELGELMCYDALTRNESCGAHFREEYQTPDGEALRVDKDFSFISAWEWQGADKPPLLHKEPLHFEFVTPTVRSYK from the coding sequence ATGCTGGAATCTAAAATACCTGATGGACCACTTGAAGATAAGTGGAGTAACTACAAAGCACATGCGAAACTGGTGAACCCTGCCAACAGGAAAAAGCTGGAAATCATTGTCGTTGGTACCGGGCTGGCAGGTAGTTCCATTGCGGCCTCCCTGGGGGAGATGGGCTATAAGGTAAAAAGTTTCTGTTTTCAGGATACTCCCCGAAGAGCTCACTCTGTAGCGGCACAGGGAGGCGTGAATGCCTGTAAGAATTATAAAAACGACGGCGACAGCGTGTTCAGGATGTTTTATGACACCATTAAGGGGGGCGACTTCCGGGCAAGAGAGGGGAATGTTTACCGCCTCGCAGAATGTAGTACCAGTCTGATAGATCAGGCCGTAGCGCAAGGAGTGCCGTTTGGGAGAGAATATGGAGGATATCTTAATAACAGGTCTTTTGGTGGGGTACAGGTTTCCAGAACATTCTATGCCAGGGGCCAGACAGGGCAGCAGTTGCTGCTGGGCGCTTACCAGGCTTTAATGCGACAGGTAGCTGCCGGCACTGTTCAACTGTTTGCACGTCACGAAATGCAGGACCTGGTGGTAATAGATGGCAAGGCTAAAGGTGTGATCATACGAAATATGGATACCGGCGCTATTGAGCGCCATGCCGGACATGCGGTGATCCTGGCTACCGGCGGTTTCGGAAAGATCTATTTCCTTTCCACATTAGCGATGGGCTGCAATGGCAGTGCCATCTGGAGGGCCCATAAAAAAGGCGCACTCATAGCAAACCCCAGCTGGACGCAGATACACCCTACCAGTTTACCGCAATCGGGCGAATACCAGAGTAAACTTACCTTGATGTCTGAATCACTCCGGAACGACGGAAGAATCTGGGTACCAAAGCAAAAGGATGACCAGCGGCCCCCTAACCAGATACCGGAAGAGGAGAGAGATTATTATCTGGAAAGACGTTACCCAGCCTTTGGTAATCTGTCTCCCCGGGATATTGCTTCCAGGGCGGCCAAAGAAAGAATTGATGCCGGTTACGGTATCGGTCCCCTGAAAAACGCCGTATACCTGGATTTCAGCAAGGCTATACGTGAACAGGGAGAGAACGCCATCCGGAAAAAATATGGTAACCTCTTCAGGATGTACCAGAAGATTACTAACGTAAACGCATATACTGAACCGATGCGTATTTCTCCCGCAGCGCATTTTTCTATGGGAGGATTATGGGTAGATTATGAGTTGATGACCACCATCCCCGGACTCTATGCATTGGGAGAGGCCAATTTCGCTGATCATGGTGCTAACAGACTGGGTGCTAACTCTTTACTGCAGGCATGTGTAGATGGATATTTTATTACCCCTTACACCATAGCGAATTACCTGGCAGATGAAATCCGTACGCCGCTGGCAGATCTTAACCATCCTGCTTTTGCGGAGGCAGAAGATAATGTCAAGGAACAACTACGGCTATTGCTGGCTATACAGGGAAAGCAGCCTGCTGATTTCTTTCATAGGGCCTTAGGGAAAATACTGTATGATAAATGTGGATTGTCCAGGTCTGCCGCGGGTTTGGAGGAAGCTATAACAGCCATTAAAGATTTGCGTAAAGATTTTTATAAAGACCTGTATGTGCCACAGGGTCTGGGAGTAAATGCTGAACTGGAAAAGGCAGGAAGAGTGGCCGATTACCTGGAACTGGGAGAGCTGATGTGTTATGATGCGCTGACCCGCAATGAGTCCTGCGGAGCGCATTTCCGCGAAGAGTATCAAACTCCTGACGGCGAGGCATTACGTGTCGATAAAGACTTTTCCTTTATCTCTGCCTGGGAGTGGCAGGGAGCGGATAAGCCACCTTTGCTGCATAAGGAACCACTTCATTTTGAATTTGTTACACCAACAGTGCGTTCGTATAAATAA
- a CDS encoding succinate dehydrogenase cytochrome b subunit: MQQSTLTKKIWMALTGLFLCFFLVIHLLGNLQLLIPGERSRDMFNAYSHLLSGNIIINIISYILYASIIAHIVYAAIITLKNKRTRKQSYHYDRRSAVSTWQSRNMGLLGTIIFIFLVIHFRDFWYVYKFGSLPLDPAGHKDLYTLVVSVYSIGWYVGVYVLCMVALCYHLLHGFFSAARTLGVYHPKYVRWIKIFGWIYSVGICAGFAFIPVYVHFLK, encoded by the coding sequence ATGCAACAATCTACACTTACGAAGAAAATTTGGATGGCACTCACCGGATTGTTTCTCTGTTTTTTTCTGGTTATTCATCTGCTGGGAAACCTGCAGCTGCTGATTCCGGGAGAACGATCGAGAGATATGTTTAATGCTTACTCGCACCTGCTTTCGGGCAATATCATCATCAATATTATTTCTTATATACTCTATGCCAGCATAATAGCGCATATAGTATATGCTGCCATTATAACGCTGAAGAATAAACGTACGCGTAAACAATCCTATCATTACGACAGGCGCAGCGCTGTAAGCACCTGGCAGAGCAGGAATATGGGCCTGCTGGGTACCATCATTTTTATCTTCCTGGTGATACATTTCAGGGATTTCTGGTATGTATACAAATTCGGTTCCTTGCCGCTGGATCCCGCCGGCCATAAGGATTTATACACATTGGTTGTTTCCGTTTACAGTATTGGCTGGTATGTAGGCGTGTATGTACTTTGTATGGTGGCGCTCTGTTATCATCTGTTGCATGGCTTCTTCAGCGCAGCCCGGACATTGGGCGTATATCATCCTAAGTATGTCCGCTGGATAAAAATCTTTGGCTGGATATATAGTGTAGGCATTTGCGCCGGATTTGCATTCATACCCGTATACGTTCATTTTCTAAAATAG
- a CDS encoding porin yields the protein MHIRILFFLCCLLISANARAALLLPAPPVKDTAGTDSVPKNFLKKITVGGVFQARYTVSLNDNVDVNGLHYRPSDSVDVVRNSFSLKRARLQLKADVSDRLTAAVLVNLADFASDPKGKVLENAYISYKWNDAIHFTIGQFRPSFGLEDLYPVDIVKSMDFSNQYYAFGNNGWQSFQLGISMFGEFNKTGNIPIKYAVSAVNGNNRNQVQDNDNGKLVTGRLELGKASVIAVGLNGGWGNVHNKGVYATGIDVSTVIPIAPKLDLELQSEYKRGTNHVLYYGLPDSLRKYPIDQYVMGGIYILPNLRYNIRYKKLTSIEFSMRYEYFNENEKHDGIGRNTYIPMISFAFLKDYGGRIQLGMQIDDYQKDIAGTKIHNSNLMILQVQCRL from the coding sequence ATGCATATACGAATTTTGTTTTTCCTGTGCTGTCTGCTGATCTCTGCCAATGCCCGGGCTGCGCTGCTGCTGCCTGCCCCGCCAGTAAAAGATACAGCAGGAACGGACTCCGTGCCAAAGAATTTCCTGAAGAAAATTACGGTCGGTGGTGTATTCCAGGCCCGGTATACGGTTTCTCTAAATGATAATGTCGATGTGAATGGGCTCCATTACCGGCCTTCAGATAGTGTCGATGTGGTGCGTAACAGCTTTAGCCTGAAAAGAGCACGCCTCCAGCTGAAAGCTGATGTCAGCGACCGCCTTACGGCGGCAGTACTGGTCAACCTCGCTGATTTTGCCTCAGACCCTAAAGGAAAAGTACTGGAAAATGCCTATATCTCCTACAAATGGAATGACGCCATTCACTTTACCATAGGGCAATTCCGCCCATCCTTCGGACTGGAAGACCTCTATCCGGTGGATATCGTGAAATCCATGGATTTCTCCAATCAATACTATGCTTTCGGTAATAACGGCTGGCAAAGCTTTCAGCTGGGTATTTCCATGTTCGGCGAATTCAATAAAACGGGTAATATCCCCATAAAATATGCGGTTTCAGCAGTAAACGGCAACAACCGCAACCAGGTACAGGACAATGACAACGGTAAACTGGTGACCGGCCGCCTCGAACTGGGAAAAGCCAGTGTGATCGCGGTTGGACTCAATGGTGGCTGGGGAAATGTACATAATAAAGGCGTATATGCGACCGGGATAGACGTCAGTACCGTTATACCCATCGCCCCTAAGCTCGACCTGGAACTGCAATCCGAATATAAACGCGGCACCAACCATGTACTGTATTACGGACTACCAGACTCGCTTCGTAAATATCCCATTGATCAATATGTAATGGGAGGCATCTACATACTACCCAACCTCCGCTATAATATCCGGTATAAAAAACTCACTTCCATTGAGTTTTCGATGAGATACGAATATTTTAATGAGAATGAAAAGCACGATGGTATTGGCCGGAATACTTATATACCTATGATCAGTTTCGCTTTCTTAAAAGATTATGGAGGAAGAATTCAGTTAGGAATGCAGATTGATGATTATCAGAAAGATATTGCCGGCACAAAAATACACAATAGCAACCTGATGATTTTACAGGTACAATGCAGGTTATAA